The Zingiber officinale cultivar Zhangliang chromosome 9A, Zo_v1.1, whole genome shotgun sequence genome window below encodes:
- the LOC122021274 gene encoding exportin-T-like, with the protein MDDLEKAIHLCYEPSAADSALRAQAMTFCDRLKADPSALIHLCLDRLQRSPLVLVQFWCLQALHDVILLRHASIPPADLSLLRPALLSLASDHPLPAASPHFLRNKLAQALAALIRLEYPASSLPDPFLCVLPCLPAADPAAIDMFARFLAALDEDLLSLDYPRSPEEAAAAAQVKDTMRQQCVPQIARHWFDVLSLYHSSDPSLAAFALDTMRRYITWIDIGLVANDAFVPLFFGLILAPGSTDQLRAASGSCILAIILKRMDHRQKMTLLSSLPLSKVFANPDLVQKVPALVTGYAAEALECYKKLGSADVDGYSPLNLLEEALPSVLYVMQESEEMESSNVVDFLSDYVITMKFPSEKHAMYLRQILEAIRVQILYDPIYRNNLDIPDKIGKDEEDQMADHRKELLTLFSSICRITPSVTQLFVRNLVITALSSSESSSVEDVEALLTLFYRLGETVREEAMKTGSGLLGELVQMLLSARFPCHNHRLVALIYLETVSRFMKFVQHNPQYISHVLAVFLDERGIRHPNLNVSRRASYLFMRTVKLLKARLVPYLDLILQGLHDIVAQFTNSDWTTKDLKFPGSEDGSQTFEAIGLLIGMEDVSPEKQSEFLTALLDSLYQKLKGLLSDAKEHGLEESSAKVSTIQQIIMALNALSKGLNERLVMSSCPSIGIMFKKTLSVILEILLSCPDIRAMRNKITSFFHRMVEILGASILPFLPALLKHLLVKSEPEDMVEFLVLANQLISKFSTSLESILEDIFPAIASRLIEILRKDAFSAAPGCITEEVRELQDLQRTLFTFLHVMANHNLSSVFIAPSCRGCLDVIIQLLLITACSHKDILLRKMCVQIFVKLIKDWCTNYNGGDVVPGFRSFIIENFSTNCCLYSVLDNSFNFHDANTFILFGEIVLAQKVMYEKLGRDFAIHFVSSGLQGVHCPHELAEQYYEKLQTNDVKDLKSFYHQLIENLRLQQNGSLVFR; encoded by the exons ATGGACGACCTTGAGAAGGCGATACACCTCTGTTATGAGCCTAGTGCTGCGGATTCTGCGCTCCGCGCTCAGGCGATGACCTTCTGTGATCGCCTAAAGGCCGACCCTTCGGCACTCATCCACCTCTGCCTCGACCGCCTCCAGCGTTCCCCGCTGGTTCTCGTCCAGTTCTGGTGCCTTCAGGCCCTCCACGATGTCATCCTCCTACGGCACGCCTCCATTCCCCCCGCTGACCTTTCCCTCCTCCGCCCCgccctcctctccctcgcctctgATCACCCCCTACCCGCCGCCTCCCCTCATTTTCTCAGGAATAAGCTCGCCCAGGCCCTCGCCGCCCTTATCCGCCTCGAGTACCCTGCGTCCTCCTTGCCAGACCCCTTCCTCTGCGTACTCCCCTGCCTTCCCGCTGCTGATCCCGCTGCCATCGACATGTTTGCTCGCTTTCTTGCTGCCCTCGATGAGGACCTTCTTAGTCTTGACTATCCCCGCTCCCCTGAGGAGGCCGCCGCTGCCGCCCAGGTTAAGGACACCATGCGCCAACAATGCGTCCCCCAGATTGCCCGCCACTGGTTCGACGTTCTGTCACTCTACCATTCCTCGGACCCTTCCCTTGCCGCCTTCGCGCTAGACACCATGCGGCGTTACATCACATGGATCGACATTGGTCTGGTCGCCAATGATGCGTTCGTCCCCCTATTCTTCGGCCTCATTCTCGCCCCTGGCTCAACTGATCAACTCAGGGCTGCTTCTGGTAGTTGCATTCTCGCAATCATTCTTAAGAGAATGGATCATCGCCAGAAAATGACGCTTCTCTCCAGTCTACCATTAAGTAAGGTTTTTGCTAACCCTGATTTAGTCCAGAAGGTTCCAGCTTTGGTCACTGGTTATGCCGCAGAGGCACTAGAATGCTACAAGAAGTTGGGCTCTGCAGACGTAGATGGGTATTCACCTCTCAATCTTCTCGAGGAGGCTTTGCCTTCTGTTTTGTACGTGATGCAAGAAAGTGAGGAAATGGAATCGAGTAATGTTGTTGATTTTCTGTCAGATTATGTGATCACCATGAAGTTCCCCTCTGAAAAACATGCAATGTATCTTAGGCAGATACTTGAAGCTATTAGAGTGCAAATACTCTATGATCCTATATACAGAAACAATCTTGATATCCCGGATAAAATTGGTAAAGACGAGGAGGATCAGATGGCAGATCATCGAAAGGAGCTACTAACACTCTTTAGTAGCATTTGCCGTATTACACCCAGTGTTACCCAGCTTTTTGTTCGAAATTTAGTAATTACAGCCTTGTCTTCTTCTGAAAGTAGTAGTGTGGAGGACGTGGAAGCCTTGCTCACTTTGTTCTACCGGTTGGGTGAGACAGTAAGAGAAGAAGCAATGAAAACTGGCAGTGGTTTGTTGGGTGAGTTGGTGCAGATGCTCCTTTCAGCACGATTTCCTTGCCATAATCATCGACTTGTTGCACTGATTTACCTTGAGACTGTCTCAAGATTTATGAAGTTTGTGCAACATAATCCTCAATATATATCTCATGTGCTGGCTGTCTTCTTGGACGAAAGAGGTATACGCCATCCAAATCTCAATGTCAGTAGACGAGCAAGTTATCTTTTCATGAGAACTGTCAAATTACTGAAAGCTAGGCTTGTTCCTTATCTGGACTTGATTTTGCAA GGATTACATGATATTGTGGCTCAGTTCACAAATTCAGATTGGACTACAAAAGATCTCAAGTTTCCAGGTTCTGAAGATGGTAGCCAAACATTTGAG GCAATTGGATTATTGATTGGCATGGAAGATGTTTCCCCAGAAAAGCAATCTGAGTTTTTGACAGCACTTCTTGACTCTCTTTATCAGAAG CTCAAGGGGCTTCTTTCAGATGCCAAAGAACATGGCTTGGAAGAATCTTCAGCAAAAGTCTCAACCATTCAGCAAATTATTATGGCTTTGAATGCTTTAAGCAAG GGTTTAAATGAGCGACTTGTCATGAGTAGCTGCCCATCCATTGGAATTATGTTTAAAAAG ACATTGAGCGTTATCCTGGAAATCCTTCTCTCATGTCCAGATATTAGAGCTATGCGAAATAAG ATTACATCATTCTTTCATCGCATGGTTGAAATATTAGGAGCATCTATTCTTCCATTCCTTCCTGCGCTTCTAAAGCACCTTCTTGTGAAGAGTGAG CCAGAAGACATGGTTGAGTTTCTTGTACTGGCCAATCAACTAATTAGCAAATTCTCCACTTCTTTAGAGTCCATACTAGAAGATATATTTCCTGCTATTGCAAGTAGGCTGATAGAAATACTTCGAAAGGATGCATTTTCAGCGGCACCTGGATGCATTACAGAG GAAGTGCGAGAACTTCAAGATCTGCAGAGAACATTATTTACCTTCCTTCATGTGATGGCAAACCACAATCTTTCCTCAGTTTTCATTGCACCAAGTTGTAGGGGATGCTTGGATGTAATAATACAACTACTTTTGATAACTGCTTGTAGTCACAAAGATATACTTCTCAGGAAG ATGTGCGTGCAAATTTTTGTGAAGCTCATAAAAGACTGGTGCACCAATTATAATGGCGGCGATGTT GTTCCTGGATTCCGCAGctttataattgaaaatttttctaccAATTGTTGTCTGTACAGTGTCCTTGACAATTCATTCAATTTCCATGATGCAAACACG TTTATCCTTTTTGGAGAAATCGTGCTGGCCCAGAAAGTAATGTATGAGAAGTTGGGTAGGGATTTTGCTATTCATTTTGTGTCTAGTGGACTACAAGGAGTTCATTGCCCACATGAACTAGCAGAACAATATTATGAAAAGTTGCAG ACCAATGATGTGAAGGATTTGAAATCTTTTTATCATCAATTAATTGAGAATTTGAGGCTGCAGCAAAATGGAAGTCTTGTCTTTAGATAG
- the LOC122021013 gene encoding subtilisin-like protease SBT1.8 — protein MASVAALVFVLLSFAGGVVLANQTYIVYMDSALRPAVHPTHGAWYAAHLQSLDIDPDRHLLYAYSDVLHGFAASLLPHHLPLLVSSPAVLHFHPDPVLHLHTTRSPQFLGLASDTASVLPRPIDAVEAASRDVFIAVLDTGVWPEAPSFSVPAGFPEVPSRWRGVCEAGVDFSSSLCNRKLVGARSFARGFHAAAAAAGDGNVKGKPKEYQSPRDRDGHGTHTASTAAGSAVANASLLGYAAGTARGMAIAARVAAYKVCWASGCFGSDILAGIEAAIVDGADVLSLSLGGGSAPYFHDTIAIGAFAAADRGIFVACSAGNSGPGPATLANGAPWIATIGAGTLDRDFPAYARLGNGAEYTGVSLYSGKGTGKKLIPLVYGAGSTNASKLCLAGTLAPARVRGKLVLCDRGVSARVEKGAVVKAAGGAGMILANTAANGEELVADSHLLPAVAVGKKEGDLIRQYITTDSKPRGVLAFGGTVLGVRPSPVVAAFSSRGPNPVSPEILKPDFIGPGVNILAGWSGAVGPTGLLKDGRRTQFNIMSGTSMSCPHISGVAALLKGAHPDWSPAAIKSALMTTAYFLDNTKSPIRDAASGTFATPFAFGAGHVDPQKALSPGLIYDIATDDYVSSFLCSLNYTVPHIKAIAKRNVTCPRRLSNPGNLNYPSFSVVFERNSRVVKYRRQVTNVGPAPAVYQVKVTGPDDVAATVRPTQLVFKRVNQKLKYSVTFVSKERGKSAGEAFGRITWASKQHKVRSPVAYTWKL, from the exons ATGGCGAGTGTGGCGGCTCTGGTGTTCGTGCTCCTTTCCTTTGCCGGCGGCGTTGTTTTGGCCAACCAGACTTACATCGTTTACATGGACTCGGCACTCCGGCCGGCTGTCCACCCAACCCACGGCGCCTGGTACGCGGCCCACCTCCAGTCCCTTGACATCGACCCCGACCGCCACCTCCTCTACGCCTACTCTGACGTTCTCCACGGCTTCGCCGCCTCACTCCTCCCCCACCACCTCCCCCTCCTCGTCTCCTCCCCCGCCGTTCTCCATTTCCATCCCGACCCTGTTCTTCATCTCCACACCACCCGATCCCCCCAGTTCCTCGGCCTCGCCTCCGACACTGCTTCCGTGCTGCCCCGCCCCATCGACGCCGTCGAAGCAGCCTCTCGGGATGTTTTCATCGCTGTGCTGGATACTGGTGTCTGGCCGGAGGCTCCTAGCTTCTCCGTCCCCGCGGGCTTCCCTGAGGTCCCATCCCGGTGGCGCGGTGTCTGTGAGGCTGGGGTTGATTTCTCCTCCTCGCTATGTAACCGCAAGCTTGTTGGCGCCCGGAGCTTTGCTCGGGGGTTCCATGCCGCTGCAGCGGCTGCCGGGGACGGCAATGTCAAGGGGAAGCCTAAGGAGTACCAGTCGCCTCGGGATCGGGACGGACATGGAACACATACGGCGTCGACGGCTGCTGGATCCGCGGTGGCGAACGCCAGCCTCCTTGGGTACGCCGCCGGGACCGCCCGGGGTATGGCGATCGCTGCTCGGGTCGCTGCCTACAAGGTCTGTTGGGCTTCCGGATGCTTCGGGTCCGACATCCTTGCGGGGATCGAGGCCGCTATCGTCGACGGCGCCGACGTGCTCTCTCTATCCCTCGGCGGTGGATCCGCCCCTTATTTCCACGACACGATCGCCATCGGCGCCTTCGCTGCCGCGGATCGCGGCATCTTCGTGGCTTGCTCGGCCGGAAACAGTGGCCCCGGCCCCGCAACCCTAGCGAACGGCGCCCCTTGGATCGCCACCATCGGTGCCGGAACCCTCGACCGCGACTTCCCGGCTTACGCCCGTCTCGGTAATGGCGCGGAGTACACCGGAGTCTCGCTCTATAGCGGCAAAGGCACGGGGAAGAAGCTGATCCCGCTAGTGTACGGCGCCGGGAGCACCAACGCGAGCAAGCTGTGCCTCGCGGGGACACTGGCCCCCGCGCGCGTGCGCGGGAAACTAGTGCTCTGTGATCGCGGGGTGAGCGCCCGCGTGGAGAAGGGGGCGGTGGTGAAGGCCGCCGGAGGAGCCGGGATGATTCTAGCCAACACGGCGGCCAACGGGGAGGAGCTGGTCGCCGACAGCCACCTGCTACCGGCGGTGGCCGTGGGGAAGAAAGAAGGCGACTTGATAAGGCAGTACATCACCACCGACTCGAAGCCGAGGGGAGTGCTGGCCTTCGGTGGAACAGTGCTGGGCGTGCGACCATCGCCGGTGGTGGCAGCCTTCAGCTCCAGGGGGCCGAATCCGGTGTCACCGGAGATACTAAAGCCGGACTTCATCGGGCCAGGAGTGAACATCTTGGCAGGATGGTCTGGCGCAGTCGGGCCAACGGGGCTGCTCAAGGATGGCCGGAGAACTCAGTTCAATATAATGTCCG GAACATCAATGTCGTGCCCACACATCAGCGGAGTCGCCGCGCTGCTGAAAGGTGCACACCCAGACTGGAGCCCGGCCGCCATCAAGTCTGCCCTGATGACGACTGCATACTTCCTCGACAACACCAAGTCTCCCATTCGCGACGCCGCCAGCGGCACATTCGCCACGCCATTTGCTTTCGGCGCCGGCCATGTCGATCCACAGAAAGCCCTCTCCCCGGGCCTCATCTACGACATCGCGACCGATGACTACGTTTCTTCTTTCCTTTGCTCATTGAACTACACCGTTCCGCACATCAAGGCCATCGCAAAGCGAAACGTCACTTGCCCGCGGAGGCTTTCGAACCCGGGCAACCTAAACTACCCTTCGTTCTCGGTTGTGTTCGAGAGGAATTCGAGGGTTGTGAAATACAGGAGGCAGGTAACGAACGTCGGCCCTGCGCCGGCCGTTTACCAAGTGAAAGTGACCGGACCCGACGATGTGGCTGCCACAGTTAGGCCAACACAGCTCGTGTTCAAACGTGTCAATCAGAAGCTCAAGTACAGTGTGACATTTGTATCGAAGGAAAGGGGGAAATCTGCCGGCGAGGCGTTTGGCCGGATCACCTGGGCTAGCAAGCAGCACAAAGTGCGAAGTCCTGTAGCATATACATGGAAGTTGTGA